The genome window TTCATTACAACATTCATCAATCTGAATGAGATGCAATATGCCCTTAACCTTACTCCTCAATTCATGTTGAGATCCCAAGCCTGCTCCAACTACACTGTTCAATTGAGACTGGTGATAACATTCCAAGTCAGCCGGATCTGCTGTCTGGCCTATGCAactgggagatgcagcttttatatattacagaccAATCATGTCAGGGCAAAAGCGTGTCTGCTGCTTATTGCAGTCGTTCCAGATTACGTATTTGAATGtttcatataaatacatacagtacagtgctcccttgttattcagggatggaaaaaagACGATTTCATAGCAATTTTCAACATTTCACTATTTTTCCATGAGGGTCAGCTAGCGCAGTTTTAGCGCAGTATATGAAATCCACATACCACTCAACATATTCTTTTTTCCATGTGGGTTGCTGCAGATGTTAGCAACCACACTAGCACGGCATTATCAGTGCCACCCAGCCTGCCTTCAGTTCAATCCTGTTAGTCTGTGGGACTCGCTGCATCCTCCAGCTCAACTGAAGGGGGGCAGAGAGGGTGCCAGCCAAGCGAGATTGATGATCTGCTAAATAGCAGGCATTCCTTCTGCAGGCAGCTAACAACACTTTGTTCTGGTTACTAGCTTGGCAGCAGGAGGCCTGCCTTTTGGAGGACATGGTTCTGGTGCAGAGGGCTCTGAAGCGCTTGGAAACGTCCGCTCAGGAACAGCTGCCAGCGCGAGCTTAGGAATTATGTGTCTcctcatgaaaaaataaaataaaatgaaaaaaataagcaaTGACCTACATTTGTTGAAAAACAGCCTGCTACGGATTATAGCAATGCCATACGGGTTTGCCATGCATATCCTGTGCACTTAACATGCTTTCACACAGTTTTCTGTGCTTTAAATTATGGGATTTACACTGCAGTATACCATAGTTGCATGGGCTGCCTGTCTGTAGTGCTATATCAAAAGagatattggggggggggggggggggattatttcAGGAAAGAAAGGGGCTGTATTaagtttttctaattttacacaATTCATTATATATCATCCTGTAATGTGTGTATTGTGATGGAGAACCAAGACTCCATATAGTCCACCAGATGGTATGAATACACACTCCCCCGATCTCATTTAACAGAACAGTCCATCATTAATGATCATTTGATCGTATTGCACATCATACAACCCATCAGCTACGTACGTATTGTATTTTGACTTTACCCCTAATTGCTATAAATGCCTGTGGTTACCAATTAAACGCTTAATGGGTGTTCAGACACAACACAATTGACTAAATCAGATACTAATGGAATGCCATCTAACACATCTCGCTTCTTCTATAGAAAGTTGTAGGTTACTAGTTTCCCACGAACGCAAGACAAATGATTGTAACGTACACTGTTCTTTATTTCTGATGAATGGGAAACGAGTGCCACTTTTCCATATGATCGCTGACTTGTATTGGCAAGGGAACCATTCTGTTTGAGGGTCTTTATAAATAATTAAGGGGCCTTCATCCCCCCCATCCGCTCCCCCACGGGACAGGGTACAGTCAGACCTCAAAGGGCTTGACCTGCAATCCACAATGAGATGAAACAAATTACTTTGGCAAGACCGCATAGGGAAGATAAGGTTTCACTTGTTGTTAAAAcactttagatttttttattcacGGGAGCCGGGCTCTGCTTAGATTGCTGAATGCTGCACAGATGGGTCAGGGGACATTGTACAGATTTTGGGAGCATGGCGGGTTGGGGACGGGGTCTAGACTTTTATCTGGTAGATTCTAAGAAAATTTTCCATTGAAATGCTGAGTAAAAAGCAACGTATACTGCAACAATATcatgaaacagaaatattacaaaatacactaATATTATACAACAGTCTGTAAATCTTTCCATAATCTTTCAAGCGTAACTGTACGTAGATTTTGCGCTTTTGTGTTTTACGTAGTCCCAAATGCACACCAACAGATTCTTTTGTGACATTCCAGTATTAAGTGATTGAACATGGTCAGCCACTGACTTAAAATGTTAATGAACAACCCATAGCGAAATATTCCCGTAGTAAAGTTTTTCCCCCAAGCTTACAGTATACCATAAAAGGCCTTTGTGCTCTGTGCTTTAAACACGCTTGCCTATACTTAGTCATACTTCCACTGCACTGCTACACTGGCTATGCTATTACCACAATTAACAGTTATGTCATTGGGGAGAATCTGTATCGGTTGCAACCTGAGCTGCAATATAGGAGGTCTTAATGTAAACCCCTTTCCCTGAACAGCAGAGACAACAGGTGTCTTGTGTAAAAAAACAGAGGGTGCGTAAAGGCAATCAGGCATGAAGTTGGCCACCTCACACCCCTTGCACACAGAGACTATGAAAACAAGTACGTCTCCCAAGACCCCAATGAAAACAAGATGATGTGTTTTGCAAGGCTGCTTAAATATTCAATGCATAGATAACGTGTGTGGGCCTTCACAGTAACACTTCTGATTCAGATGTTTAAGAAGCCTAGTTAGGTTCAACTAAATGGAAACAGTTATCTATTATCAGTTATCTAAGTATTACATGTGTTAAAATGTTGCTGGAAAATGTCACCAACAACTTCAGCAGTCTCCAGAAGACAATAAACAGAAGCCCATGTAACACTAGGCAGATTATTAAGCAACTCTTTTTAGGGGAtatttccaagattttttttttttttttttaaatcaagcagCTCAAATGAAGCTTATTTACAGTAGATACTGTGGCTTAAACTATTCACTGTGAAAACTGCTTAAAAATGTCACCCCCAACAAGTTGATTAATAAATTCCCATAAAAAGTGACCCTAAAGCTGCCTGGCATTACATGGGCTAAAGTTTATGTGATCCAGCTTTAGATTTTAACATAATGAATGAGGGGATTTCGCAGAACAGtagatgatattgtttaaaagATACGGTTCTTCTGTAGCACTCGCATGCTAGATttccaaagctatttactcctaaAATACCTGTTATAATCATTGTAAGTCCCATTCCAGTTGGAACCTATTAGCTGCAACTACACTCAGaatatcactgagagtgtagatctaaAGATCAGAATGTCAATGaagaattaaacatttaaaccacaacaggttctagaaaacagattattatttttttttttatttggataaAATGTCTGACTACAGatttgtgttttttctctctGTCGCTTCAGTGATCAGAGCCAAGGTGGTTGGGAAGAAGCTGCTGAAAGACGGCCCATTTGGAACAATGCGCTACACTGTCAAACAGATGAAAGTAAGTATCAGAGTCTGAAAACTTTTTTGTACAGGTTTACCCAAGCTTTTCCATTTTCTCAAAATGGACAAAATGGTGCCAGCGTCTGATACAAGAACAGAAAATGTTTTGCTGCTGGGCAATGTGATGAAACAACGCCTGGCCAATACGCCTATCGCTAGGTGACACAGCGAACAAATACACTGGCCTTTCATGTCTAACCCATTGGGTCTGAATCCAGCTCAGATTACAAGTGGAATTAGATGTGTGACCTCAGCCCCAATCTCTGctaatttgtttaaatatttcagCTGCTAAGAATTTGGAGACCAGCGCTGTACTGGAAGTGTCCATGTCTTCAATGTCTTGGTTTCCCGTCAATGCTGTCTCTGTGTTTTTCAGATGTACAAGGGGTTTAATAAGATGCAGCATGTTCAGCACATCTACACCGACGCGTCTGAGAGCCTGTGCGGCGTGAAGTTCGAGGTGAACAAGTACCAGTACCTCATCACAGGTGAGCT of Acipenser ruthenus unplaced genomic scaffold, fAciRut3.2 maternal haplotype, whole genome shotgun sequence contains these proteins:
- the LOC131733560 gene encoding metalloproteinase inhibitor 3-like — translated: MLFSLLVVLCSFRLNDVTEACSCALSHPQDAYCNSDIVIRAKVVGKKLLKDGPFGTMRYTVKQMKMYKGFNKMQHVQHIYTDASESLCGVKFEVNKYQYLITGELIQGVHCTC